The following are encoded in a window of Bacteroidia bacterium genomic DNA:
- a CDS encoding response regulator, which yields MADLRIGIIEDDFLIADSIKEALEKLGYTVVFSAPGYARAIDCLTSLEIDFVLIDINLGETKDGVDVARWMQENKAIPFIFLTANSDKATVDRAKLTKPLGYLVKPFDEHSLYSSIEVAFEQYNQPREENKLKPKFKDFIFVKKDDAYHKVEVKDIVYVQSENVYLTLFTASQSYLVRTKMDDFLDEISPNQFVKIHRSYAVNSAYIQLLKVDSIVIRHPIKELPVQKPFKQKILEMVQLFK from the coding sequence ATGGCCGATTTACGAATAGGAATAATTGAAGACGATTTTTTGATTGCCGACAGCATCAAGGAAGCTTTGGAAAAACTTGGCTATACTGTTGTGTTTTCAGCCCCGGGTTATGCCAGGGCTATTGATTGTTTAACGAGCCTGGAAATAGATTTTGTCCTAATCGATATCAACCTTGGTGAAACAAAAGATGGGGTGGATGTGGCTCGATGGATGCAGGAAAACAAAGCCATTCCTTTTATTTTTCTTACCGCCAATTCCGACAAGGCCACAGTGGATAGGGCCAAGTTAACCAAACCCTTGGGTTACCTGGTTAAGCCCTTTGATGAGCATTCGCTTTATAGTTCGATCGAAGTAGCTTTTGAGCAGTATAACCAACCAAGGGAAGAAAATAAGTTAAAGCCCAAATTCAAGGATTTTATTTTTGTAAAAAAGGACGATGCTTATCACAAAGTGGAGGTGAAAGATATAGTGTATGTGCAGAGCGAAAATGTTTACCTGACTTTGTTTACTGCTTCTCAGTCCTATTTGGTGCGAACGAAAATGGATGATTTTTTGGATGAAATAAGTCCTAATCAATTCGTGAAAATCCACCGCAGTTATGCTGTCAATTCTGCCTATATACAATTGTTGAAGGTCGATTCTATCGTTATCAGGCACCCGATCAAGGAATTGCCGGTTCAGAAACCCTTCAAACAAAAAATTTTGGAGATGGTGCAGTTGTTTAAATAG